The Candidatus Binatia bacterium DNA segment CGCGTCGATCGCGGCCTTCGGATCGAAGCTCTCCCACCCGAAGATCGCCCGGAAACAGGGCTGATGCCGGGCGAAGGAATCCGCCATGTGGTCCCGTGTCCGGCACCGACCGTTCGGGTCGTAGCGCAGAGGGCCATCCGCGGCGGGCGCCGCCGTTCAGATCAGATCGTACTCGGCTCGTAGCTCGTCGAGCGGACTCTCCCAGTGGTCTTCCCAGTGGACGGGAAGCAGAGACTTCGCTTTCCGGCCGAGCGCCCAGCCTTCGGTGATGGCGTCCATGACGACCGGCAAGAGCTGTGGGTTGTAGAGCACCATCTGAAGCGGGCGGCTCGCGATGATCATCGCGGGGTACGGAGCGGGGCTCTGCGCGACCGTGAAGCTGAGCACGCGAACTTCTCCGAGCGGCGTCGTGTCGAATCCGGTGAGGACGTGAAACAGGTCGTGGAGTTGGAATCCGCGCTCCGCGAGATATCCCACGTCGTCGTCGCGCGCCCGGTGGGCCGGGATGAAGGCGGACTCGCGTAGGAGGTTCGCGTCGAGTCCGTTCTCGGTCAGGTAGCGTTCGAACTCCTTCCCGAGGGTGCCCGCGGGCAGCGTCGCGAGGTGCGCCACGTCGGGGACCGGGCTCAGGTGCCGGTCCTCCAACATCCCCGGCGTATCCGGGCTGGCCATCGCCATCGCGTCTGTGATGTGTCAAGTAGCGTGAGACACCTTCAGCTTGTTGCTGCGTAGCTTCTCTCGAAGCGCTTCGTACGGTGTCCCGCCGCGAAACGCGCCGTGCGGTCGGTGGTAGTTGTAGAAGTTCTCCCACTCCTCGAGTTTGGCTTCGAGATCGACATTGTCTTTGTACGTAAGCAGCTGATAGAAATCCTGCTTGTCGGCTATCCGCTGCGCGGCCGACGAAATGCCTGACTCCAAGCCCCTGTCGATACGATCCTGGCGACGCCAGTCATAGATCGTCTGCTGGCTGATGCCGAGATTCGTGGCGACCTCCGCGACGCGTCTCCCGGCTTCGACAAGCTTCAGTACCCGTCGCCGAAACTCCGCCGGGTAACTCTTTCCGCCCATGCTGTCCTCCTCCGACAGCAGCTCTAGATTCCAGAAATCCGACTCCGTGAAAACCGGGGCACATCAGTCTCAAGGCGTGCGTGTGGGCCTGCTTGCGAGTTTACCGATCCACGCTCTCGAGGCACGCGGGCAGGCGACCGGCGCAGCCGACGGGCGGCGGCGCGGTCCACTCGATCGGGCTCTCGACGCCGATCACGCGATAGAGATTCATGCGTTCGGTCTCGGCGATGGGCACGATCCGAGGGAGATCCCGTCCGCGATTCGCCTGCCGTCCCGCGACCTGCACGAGGTACGCAGGACGTCGCAGTGAAAGAAACGCACGGCGAACCTTCGGGTAGTTGAAGTCGAGTGGAACCGCGGTGGCGGGATTGCCACACCAAAAGGAGACGCGCCATGGATCGTGCGCGGTCACGAACGTGTTCCTCGGGATCTCGTGGCAGAGAGCCTGGGTCGAGCGATCCAGCGGGGTGAGCATGGGTTCGAGGCTCTGCGTGTCGCGCAGGGGCCATCCGAAGTTCGGCCCGATGACGTGGCGAGGGTTCCCGAGGACGACGATCGCGGCGATCGTGACTCCAAAGGGCACAAGACTCATGGATCGCGCGAGGACCCCGGCAGGGAGGGCGCGGGCGGCGTATTCGCAAAGATCGTCGAGCAACGCGATTCCGCAGAGCGCGCCGGTGACGGCCGTGAGCAACGGGTAGCGAAGTCCATCCCAGTAGCCAAGCGTCAGGGCGGTGACCGCGGTGAACCCCAAGGCACAGAATGCCAGGAACCGCCGCTCGACCTGGTACTTTCTCCCGCCCCATAAGCACCAGAGAATGCCGGGTGCCCCGAGCCAGCCGATCCAAGAGAACCGATCGGTCGAGAACAGCTGTCGGTACATCCCGAACAGGAGTGTGCCCACGCGCTTGGCGACGTCTGCGGGCCGATCGAGCACCAGTTCGAGCAAGCCGGCGGCCGGTTCGAGCGAGAAGCCCTCTGCCGCGCGAGAGTCGAGGTAGCGCCCCAGGAGCGCGTAGCCCGAGTAGGGGGTGTAACCCGTCCACGCGAGCGTGACCTCACGGATGACGACGAAGCCGAACACGAAGGTCGCGAGATAGGCCCACGCGGGCACGTTTCGAAGCGTGGGTCGCGGTCGAGCGCTGATCATCATGGCGACGAACGCGGCCACCGCCATCCCGGCAAGGTTCGGTCGGGTGAGCCAGGCGATCAGCGTGAGGGCGGCACAGAATGCGGCTCCACCGATCGATTGCGATGCGAATCGCAGGCTCCACGCGACGAGCGCCACGCACGCCACGGCGGTGGTCTCGGTCATCGGGACCCGACTCAACTGGACCCACGCCGGGAAGACGCCGACCCAGAGCGCGGCGGCCGCGGCCGCAGGGAGCCGCATCACGCGTGACGCTCCCAACGCGAGCAGTCCGACGGCGAAGGCGGACCACACGGCATGCAGGTGGATGATGGTGAGCACGCTGCTGCCAAGCCAGAACGCGATTCCGAACATGAACGGGACGAGTGGGGCCCGAACGGAGAACGCGGGCATCACCTGACCCGCCTCCGGGATTTTGTACCACTGCACGGGGTCGACGAAGCCAGTTCCCTGCGCCCACGAGTTGCCGATAAGCAGGTACTCCGTGGCGTCCGGCCACAGAAGCAGGAGTCGCTGCGCCGGAGAGTGCAGCAGAGTCTCCGCAAGGAAGACTGCAACGACCAGACCCCAGAGCGCGATTGGCGAGGGGGTGGTCTCCGAGTGGTCGGGCCGAGTCACGAGCGTAGTGTCCTCAAGAATGCGGCCCGGTGCAAAGGCGTGTCGGCCCTCGCTCGCTCTTGGCGGTCGACCCGCTTTGGACAGGCTTCGGGGCGGCCCTGCACGAGCCGCGTCCTTCCCTTTCCCGGACGAACGGGCGCGTCCGCTTTCTGCCCGAAGTAGGCGGGTCGCCGCAGTGCGAGAAAGTCGCGCCGCACGTGCGCGTTGTTGAAGTTGCGCGGTACTTTGATGTCTGAGTTCCCGCTCCTGAAGAAAATCCCCCACCGGTTGCGCTCGGGTGACGTCACGGCCGGAATCCTGGAGGCAGTCTACTCGGCGTAGACGATCGCACTGCTTCTTCGACGCGAGCTGTTCTCGCGTCTCTTCCTGTCCGAGCTCGGCTGCCACGGCATCGTTGTCCGTGTACCAGGCTACCAGCGCGGCCTGAAGATCGCGCGTAATCTCCGGATGTTGCGAAGCGGCATACCGCCGCTGGCCAGGGTCTTCGTCGAGTCGGTAGAGCTCGTCCGCGGTGCGGGTCTCGAAGACGCGGGACGGCGCCGAACATTCCGTCGACGTACGCCTCCTGTTTGGGCAGTGAGACTCGCCCGACGGAGTTCACTTTCGGCCGTGGCCTGGTCGGATTTTCTGCTGGTGTCGGCCGTCGAGCCGGCGTGCGCTGAGCCCGGAGCCGGCCTTC contains these protein-coding regions:
- a CDS encoding glycosyltransferase family 39 protein yields the protein MTRPDHSETTPSPIALWGLVVAVFLAETLLHSPAQRLLLLWPDATEYLLIGNSWAQGTGFVDPVQWYKIPEAGQVMPAFSVRAPLVPFMFGIAFWLGSSVLTIIHLHAVWSAFAVGLLALGASRVMRLPAAAAAALWVGVFPAWVQLSRVPMTETTAVACVALVAWSLRFASQSIGGAAFCAALTLIAWLTRPNLAGMAVAAFVAMMISARPRPTLRNVPAWAYLATFVFGFVVIREVTLAWTGYTPYSGYALLGRYLDSRAAEGFSLEPAAGLLELVLDRPADVAKRVGTLLFGMYRQLFSTDRFSWIGWLGAPGILWCLWGGRKYQVERRFLAFCALGFTAVTALTLGYWDGLRYPLLTAVTGALCGIALLDDLCEYAARALPAGVLARSMSLVPFGVTIAAIVVLGNPRHVIGPNFGWPLRDTQSLEPMLTPLDRSTQALCHEIPRNTFVTAHDPWRVSFWCGNPATAVPLDFNYPKVRRAFLSLRRPAYLVQVAGRQANRGRDLPRIVPIAETERMNLYRVIGVESPIEWTAPPPVGCAGRLPACLESVDR
- a CDS encoding Coq4 family protein, giving the protein MAMASPDTPGMLEDRHLSPVPDVAHLATLPAGTLGKEFERYLTENGLDANLLRESAFIPAHRARDDDVGYLAERGFQLHDLFHVLTGFDTTPLGEVRVLSFTVAQSPAPYPAMIIASRPLQMVLYNPQLLPVVMDAITEGWALGRKAKSLLPVHWEDHWESPLDELRAEYDLI